TAATGTTTCTACGATACATTTGAAATAAATCCAAAAAATGAACAGGTTTTGCCTACTTTTGTCGAAACAAAAGTAGGTCGAGCCGATGGCTTATCCTGAAATTGGATGAGAACTTGGCAAGATTCCACCAAGATATTTTCTTCAATTAAGTTATAGAAATATTTAAGTCGGACTCAGTTTAATTAAATTTAGTCACATTTTCCGCCTGCTTCTTCAGAAGCACTGAGTTATATTCTCCTGGTGGAATATTATTTAAATAATAATTTCCAACATGATAGAGCCTCCAGCGAATTGGATCATGCGTGGTGTGGGTTCGTGCATTACACCAGAAGCGATCTAGATTCCATTTCGACAAGGTTGAACTTGCCCCGAGTAATCCAAAAATTTCACTCGAAATTTTTAAAGATGCATGATCAGACTGACTACGGGTAGCAGCAACAGATAAAATCAGTTCCGTTTGTAAGTCTTCATCTTCTACATTTGCCAAATGCTGTTCAAAAATCTGTGCTGAACGATCTAACAATGCCTCAGCAGAACGAACTAAAACAGCAAACTCACCAATTTGTTTAATAATATGAGATTCATGTGTAGGTGAATCGACCCCACTTTCCACCCAAGGACGAGCATGATGTTGTAAATAATCAATCCCGCCTTGTAGTGCTCCTTTGGCAATTCCTGTATCCATTGCAGCATGTAAAATTTGGGGCCAAGTCAGTCCCGTACGTAAAACCGTGCCTAAACCACCAGTATTTCGCTTGGCAACATAACGTTCATCAACAACCACATCTTTAAAATTAACAGTGCCACTGACGCTATTATTTTGTCCCATCGCATCCCAGTCATCGAGCAACTCTACTCCCTGTGTATCTCGATGAATTAAAATTGAGACTGGTCCATCATCACTACCAGCAAATAAAGAAATCCATTCTGCGAGTAACGAACCCGTAGAATAAAACTTACTGCCGTTTAGAATTAATTGTCCTTCCGCATTTCGTTCTACGCGTGTTTTATGCTGAAACTTATCTTTGCCTCCCACTTCTGCAAGTGCATTGCCTAAACGCTTTCCACTTAATACATCGGCAAGTAATTGATCGCGAATTTCATCGTCATAGCCAGTTAAAATTCCTCGGAACATAGTGAAGTGAATTTGTAATAACTGCCCTACACCACCATCGGCAGATGAAATAATTTTCACTACATTGACCAAGGTTGAAATACTGGCACCTAAGCCTCCAAACTGCTTAGGCACAATAATCGCGGTTAAACCAGCTTCTGAAATTAAACGCGCCTGATCATAAGGTACTGTCTTGTTATAACTTGGATCTCGAGCAAATTGATTCAGTTGATTTGCCACCTCTTTTGCAATATCAAGTGCTTCTTGCTCATTTTGAATATGTCTTACGCTACCTAATTCTAAAAAACTGCGTTGGTTAATATCGTTCATTTTTAACTCCGGAAAATCTGTTCTTTTTTATGCGCTAACTTTAAACACGTTGTTTTTAAACAAGCTTGGCGCATGTGTAAGCAAAGTTTTGGTATATATATGTTGAGGATTGCTAAGCACTTGATCTGTTTCACCGTATTCAACAATATGTCCATTTTTTAATACGGCGACTCGATCTGCAATTGCACGAACAACCCCTAGGTTATGGGTCACAAATAGTAAGGTCACCCCTTGCTGCTGAAGGTCTTGTAGCAGTTTTAAAATAGATGCCTGAACTGAAACATCCAAGGCAGAGGTAATCTCATCACAAATCAAAACATCGGGTTGGCACAGCAAAGCTCGCGCGATCGCCACACGTTGTCGCTCTCCACCCGATAAATCTCTAGGATAGAGTTCTTGAACTTGTAGAGGCAGAGAGACTTGTTTAAGTACCTGTGTGACTTTTTCTATGGCTTCTTGTCGAGATGCTCCAAAGAAATGCTGCACGACCTTAATTAATGTCTGACCAATCGTATGTGCTGGATTCAAGGCTTTATAAGGGTTTTGAAAGATATATTGCAGTTTATGTCGCTGCCGTAAATGACGCTGCTGCCCACGCAATGACAAGACTTCATCTGCTAAGGTAATTTGTCCATCTGCATTTTCATTCAGGCCAGCAATCACACGCGATAAAGTCGTCTTACCCGAACCCGACTCACCAACCAATGCTAAACATTCGCCTTTTTTGAGTTGAAATGAGATATCAAAAAGAGCCTGTTGCTGCCCATACCATGCATTAATATGCTCAACTTTTAGCAGTGCTTCTCGATCAGTTTCTCGTTCAATAACCTGATGATCAATTTCTTTAAAATTAATCACACCAACATGATCCGAATGGTGACAAGCAACATAATGCGGGTCAAACTCATCTTTTAATTGAGTTAATTCAGGTTGTTTTTGACGGCATATGTCTGTGGCGAAAGTACAACGTACTGCAAAAGCACATCCCGCTGGACGTTCATTTGGTGACGGTGCGTGTCCTTCAATTGGAGATAAATATTTACGAATGGCCACATCGGGAATGGCGTTAAGTAAACCTTGCGTATAAGGATGTTTAGGGGTTTCAAATAGTTGGGTTAATATCGCATCTTCAGCAATTCGCCCTGAATATAAAACAATCACCCGATCTGCAATATCTTTTACAACCGTTAAATCATGCGATACATAAATAGCAGCAACATTATATTCACGGCATAATTTACGAATGATGTTCAATACCAAGGTCTGCGTCGTCACATCTAAGGCGGTGGTTGGCTCATCTAAAACAATCAAACGTGGCTGTAGCAAGAATGCCAAGGCCAATAAAATTCGTTGTTGCTGCCCACCCGAAAGTTGATGGGGATAACGCTTGAGAAATAGCTCATCATGAGGTAATCCCACTTCATCTAAAATTTTGGCTACTTTCTGGTGTTTTTCAGCGTTCGATAACTGTGCCTGATGGACTTCTAATAGTTCAAATAAATGTTGACCAATACTTAATGCTGGGTTAAGTGCCGTTCCAGGATCTTGAGCGACATGACTAATTTTATAGCCACGAACCTGACGTAAAGCATGATCATCTAAACTAAGAATATCTTCATCATCCAGTTCAATTGTGCCTTGAATAATCTTGGCACCATGTCGTGCATAGCCCAATAAGGCACTCGATAATGTCGTTTTACCAGAACCACTCTCTCCGACTAGCCCTAGAACTTCACCTTCTCTTAAGCTAAATGAAATATTAGAAACGATGTGATTGCCGGTGTTTACCAATGCCATGGTTAAGTCTGTTACGGTCAATACTGTATTTTTAAATGTATTTGCCATGTTTATTTTTCCTCAATCCGAGCTGCTGCACGCCCAACGCCCTCTGCCAATACATTCGTTCCGAGGGCAAACAAAGCAATTAAAATGACAGGAGCAAACACGGCCCATGGTTGAACTAATAAACCTGCACGATTTTCATTAATCATGAGTCCCCAATCTGCTGCTGGAGGTGCCACGCCATAACCAAGAAAAGCCAAACCAGATAACATACCCACTGCCCATGTCAGCATCACACCAAGATGAATGAGTAAAGGCGTCAACATATTGGGTAAAATTTCACGGAATAAAATATAGGTTTTTGAATAACCAAGAATTCGGGCAGCTTCGATATATTCCTGTTCCACTAAATTAAGAGCGACACTTCGTGCAAGGCGTACGACTCCAGGAATAAAAGCAATTGAAACCGTTAAAACAATGAGCCAAGGCTGTCGACCTAACATAGAAACAATAAGTAAGACTAAAATAAGATCAGGAAAGGCCATAAAAACATCAGTCAGCCAAGTCACGAACTGATCAATCTTATTTCGTGCAAAAGCAGCTAATATGCCTAAACTAGAACCAATCACTAATGCGACCAAACTGGCAGCCAGCGTCATCCAGATAATTGAAGCACCGCCAGCAAGTACACGTGACCAAACATCATGACCAATATAGTCATAACCTAAAAATGATTTTCCCTCAGGTGGTCCATAAGTCATGCCGACCAATGCCGTGGGCTCAAATGCAACAAATAATGGTCCAACCAGTGCGAAAATCAAAACTAGAGCTGTGACTAGAAATCCAAAACGTACTTGTCTTTCACGAATTAATGTTTGAAAAAAGTTTCTTTGGTACCAATGAAGTGAGCTCATTTCCCACCTCCTTGCTGAATATTCTTTAAAGCATTGCGACGATCGACAGGTTTTACCGTAATTGGTCGGCCAGACTTCCATAAACGTAATGCCTGACGTCGGCCTGGCGAACGTGCTTTATGTCTTTTTGCAGTTCGTATTTTTGGTGTGAGTAAAGTCGTGATTAAATCTGCAATTAAATTAACAACCACCACACAAATGGTGAGCAATAAAACGATTGCTTGAATGGTCGGAATATCCCTCATTTCAATTGCTGCATTAAGTGCATTACCAATACCGGGATAACTGAAAACCACCTCAATAATGAGAGCACCACTCAGCAAAACTCGTATGGTCAATGCTGTACCCTGCACCACAGGAACCAATGCATTTGGTAAAACATGTTTCCAAATAATCCGGCGCTCAGGAATACCTCGCAGTCGCGCAGAGGTCACATATTCCGACTCTAGCGCATCAATCATGGAACCACGTACTAAACGCATCAGATATGGAATGAGTGATAAAGCTAAAGTTAAAATTGGTAAAATTAAAAATTCTAGTTGGCTATAAGGCGACTCATTAGGAATCAGCAACGATGCGGCTGGCAATATGTGTAAAACCGATGTGGAAAAAAACATCATTAACCAAATCGCAATAACAAACCCCGGCACTGCTTTAAACACAATAGAGCTAGAGACAATAATACGATCGAGTTTGCTATCGCGATGAAGCGAGAGCCACACACCTAACACGACTGAAATCGGTATAGTAACAACAATCACAAGGCTCGTGAGTGCAACTGTATTACCAAAATAATTCTGAATAATTTCTAAAACAGGCACATTGGAGTCAATCGAGCGTCCAAAATTACCTTGTAATAATTGACTCAACCAATGCCAGTATTGAAGCAATATCGGATCATTTAATCCCAATTGTTCACGAAGTATTTGTACCGTCGCTTCAGGTGCTTCTGGTCCTAAAATGACACGAGCAGGATCCGATGGAAGTGCTTGTGTAGCAATAAAGACAATGAGACTAATAACAAATACAACCAATACCCCTGACACTAAACGTGTCAAGAACCAAGGTAACCATGCAGGAAATTCAAATGACTTGGCAATTGTTGGTTGTTGAATAGATGCTTCTATTTTGCTGGATTGAATTGTCATATCGGTTACCCTCTACGCCAGAATTCATCTGTACGCCACGCAGCAAAGCCTGTTCGATCAGGCGTTACACCACCAATTTGGTTCGAATGTGCATCAAGGACATTATTAAAGCCCCAAATGAGTAAACCACCTTGCTCATGTTGAATATGCTGTGCTTCATGAACAAGAACTTTTCGTTTTTCCAAATCGGGTTGTTGCAATGCTGCATGTACTAGTTCCGTAAAGCGCTCATTCTTAAAACGAGTTTTATTATTTGCCGCACCTGGCCCATCAATTTGCAGAACTGTTAATAAGAAAGGACGTGAAACGTTCGAGCCTGTACTAAATGCCCAATCTTGTTTTACAGCATCCGCAAAAGTAGCAGCTTCAACCTGTTTAACATTAACAATGACACCTGCCTGAGCAGCATGTTGAGCAAAAACTAATGCAGCATTGCTATCTGGCCCTGTATATAAATCGACCGTTAAACTATTATTAAAACCAGCTTCTTTGAGTAGTGCTTTTGCTTTATTCAAATCTTGATTGCGTTGAGCAATACTGTGGTCATATACAGGATCACTAAACGAATAAAGGTCATTTGCAACTCGTCCTTGCCCAGCTAAAGCGCGTTTTACCAAGTCGTCTCTATTGGTAATCAATCTAAAAGCTTGTCGTACCCGAGGATCATTGAATGGCGCTTTAGACGTATTCATATCAAATGATTGCCAAGCATCGGTTTCCGATGAAATTAGATTTAGCCGTTTATTAGATTGAATTAAAGAAATATGCTCAGCACTTACCCCTGAAGCAATGTCAATTTGACCTGATTGCAAAGCAGCAAGGCGCCCTGTCTGATCTTTAAAATCAATAATTTCTATTGCATCTGCATAAGGTTTATTTTCTTTCCAGTAATTTTCAAAACGTACAAAACGTGAACGCTGACCAGGTGTAAAACTTTCAAGCTTAAAGGGGCCAGCGCCTACTACATTTTTTACTGGGTCATAATCTGTAGGAACAATGCCACCCCAGCTCATCCATGCTTCTGGTAAAGCAACCAATCCCTTTCCTTGAGAAAAAGGAATTTCAACGGTGTATTCATCGCGCTTTTTAATTACATCTCTTTGTAAAGAATAAAGATAAGCTGCAAATGGTGAGGCAAGTTTGGGGTCGGTTAATCGCCGTAAAGAAAAAATGACATCATCGGCTGTAATGGTTTTACCGTGGTGAAATTCGAGTCCTTTTTTTAAGCGAATAGTCCATTTCGTTCCATCATTATTGGGTTCAGCAAATTCAGCAAGGGCAAGTTTTGGCTGAATATCTCTGCCCCATTCCCATAACTTTGCATATAAAGGCCAGCCTCTAAACGCACTGGACATACCAATAGGTTTATGTGCATCTAAATTGCCTGCTTGGTTACCATTGATCACTCCAATTTTGATAACACCACCTTTTTTCGGCGTATCATTTTGGGGGGTAGCGGCAGTAGCGCTTTCAGACGATGAAGAGTCGGGTTTAGAACATCCTATAAGGCTCATTGCAGCAAAAGCGCCAACACCTAATCCCGTCTGTTTAATGAGTTCTCTACG
This region of Acinetobacter sp. XS-4 genomic DNA includes:
- a CDS encoding acyl-CoA dehydrogenase family protein produces the protein MNDINQRSFLELGSVRHIQNEQEALDIAKEVANQLNQFARDPSYNKTVPYDQARLISEAGLTAIIVPKQFGGLGASISTLVNVVKIISSADGGVGQLLQIHFTMFRGILTGYDDEIRDQLLADVLSGKRLGNALAEVGGKDKFQHKTRVERNAEGQLILNGSKFYSTGSLLAEWISLFAGSDDGPVSILIHRDTQGVELLDDWDAMGQNNSVSGTVNFKDVVVDERYVAKRNTGGLGTVLRTGLTWPQILHAAMDTGIAKGALQGGIDYLQHHARPWVESGVDSPTHESHIIKQIGEFAVLVRSAEALLDRSAQIFEQHLANVEDEDLQTELILSVAATRSQSDHASLKISSEIFGLLGASSTLSKWNLDRFWCNARTHTTHDPIRWRLYHVGNYYLNNIPPGEYNSVLLKKQAENVTKFN
- a CDS encoding ABC transporter ATP-binding protein; this encodes MANTFKNTVLTVTDLTMALVNTGNHIVSNISFSLREGEVLGLVGESGSGKTTLSSALLGYARHGAKIIQGTIELDDEDILSLDDHALRQVRGYKISHVAQDPGTALNPALSIGQHLFELLEVHQAQLSNAEKHQKVAKILDEVGLPHDELFLKRYPHQLSGGQQQRILLALAFLLQPRLIVLDEPTTALDVTTQTLVLNIIRKLCREYNVAAIYVSHDLTVVKDIADRVIVLYSGRIAEDAILTQLFETPKHPYTQGLLNAIPDVAIRKYLSPIEGHAPSPNERPAGCAFAVRCTFATDICRQKQPELTQLKDEFDPHYVACHHSDHVGVINFKEIDHQVIERETDREALLKVEHINAWYGQQQALFDISFQLKKGECLALVGESGSGKTTLSRVIAGLNENADGQITLADEVLSLRGQQRHLRQRHKLQYIFQNPYKALNPAHTIGQTLIKVVQHFFGASRQEAIEKVTQVLKQVSLPLQVQELYPRDLSGGERQRVAIARALLCQPDVLICDEITSALDVSVQASILKLLQDLQQQGVTLLFVTHNLGVVRAIADRVAVLKNGHIVEYGETDQVLSNPQHIYTKTLLTHAPSLFKNNVFKVSA
- a CDS encoding ABC transporter substrate-binding protein translates to MNKITRRELIKQTGLGVGAFAAMSLIGCSKPDSSSSESATAATPQNDTPKKGGVIKIGVINGNQAGNLDAHKPIGMSSAFRGWPLYAKLWEWGRDIQPKLALAEFAEPNNDGTKWTIRLKKGLEFHHGKTITADDVIFSLRRLTDPKLASPFAAYLYSLQRDVIKKRDEYTVEIPFSQGKGLVALPEAWMSWGGIVPTDYDPVKNVVGAGPFKLESFTPGQRSRFVRFENYWKENKPYADAIEIIDFKDQTGRLAALQSGQIDIASGVSAEHISLIQSNKRLNLISSETDAWQSFDMNTSKAPFNDPRVRQAFRLITNRDDLVKRALAGQGRVANDLYSFSDPVYDHSIAQRNQDLNKAKALLKEAGFNNSLTVDLYTGPDSNAALVFAQHAAQAGVIVNVKQVEAATFADAVKQDWAFSTGSNVSRPFLLTVLQIDGPGAANNKTRFKNERFTELVHAALQQPDLEKRKVLVHEAQHIQHEQGGLLIWGFNNVLDAHSNQIGGVTPDRTGFAAWRTDEFWRRG
- a CDS encoding ABC transporter permease; its protein translation is MTIQSSKIEASIQQPTIAKSFEFPAWLPWFLTRLVSGVLVVFVISLIVFIATQALPSDPARVILGPEAPEATVQILREQLGLNDPILLQYWHWLSQLLQGNFGRSIDSNVPVLEIIQNYFGNTVALTSLVIVVTIPISVVLGVWLSLHRDSKLDRIIVSSSIVFKAVPGFVIAIWLMMFFSTSVLHILPAASLLIPNESPYSQLEFLILPILTLALSLIPYLMRLVRGSMIDALESEYVTSARLRGIPERRIIWKHVLPNALVPVVQGTALTIRVLLSGALIIEVVFSYPGIGNALNAAIEMRDIPTIQAIVLLLTICVVVVNLIADLITTLLTPKIRTAKRHKARSPGRRQALRLWKSGRPITVKPVDRRNALKNIQQGGGK
- a CDS encoding ABC transporter permease, which codes for MSSLHWYQRNFFQTLIRERQVRFGFLVTALVLIFALVGPLFVAFEPTALVGMTYGPPEGKSFLGYDYIGHDVWSRVLAGGASIIWMTLAASLVALVIGSSLGILAAFARNKIDQFVTWLTDVFMAFPDLILVLLIVSMLGRQPWLIVLTVSIAFIPGVVRLARSVALNLVEQEYIEAARILGYSKTYILFREILPNMLTPLLIHLGVMLTWAVGMLSGLAFLGYGVAPPAADWGLMINENRAGLLVQPWAVFAPVILIALFALGTNVLAEGVGRAAARIEEK